From a region of the Terriglobales bacterium genome:
- a CDS encoding ATP-binding protein: GIPPENLAHIFIPFFTTKAGGTGLGLALVHRIVTEHGGSISVASDPSGTTFTLSFPSLHRAEKGPAEG, encoded by the coding sequence CGGCATCCCTCCGGAGAACCTGGCCCATATCTTCATTCCTTTTTTCACCACCAAGGCGGGCGGCACCGGGCTGGGCCTGGCCCTGGTCCACCGCATCGTGACCGAGCACGGCGGCTCGATCAGCGTGGCCAGCGACCCCTCCGGGACGACGTTTACCCTGTCGTTTCCCTCCCTCCATCGAGCGGAAAAAGGCCCCGCAGAGGGATAA